The genomic stretch TCGCCACCGACATGATGCTGGCGACCCAGGCGATCTCGGTCAGCCAGCTTGCGGTCGCCGCCGTGGTGGACGTGGTGGACGAACGGATCGTGCTGGCCAGTTGCGGCCTGGTCACCCTGACCTACGCGGTCGGCTGGCGGATCGCCACCCGGCGGCTCTCGCTGACCACGCCGGCCGCCGCGCCCGAACAGAGCGCCGTGCCGTAGCGGCACGCCGTCGCCGCCGACGTGTCCAGGGTACGGGAAGCCGGGTGTACCCGGGCGAATAGCATGGTCGCGTGCCGACCTCCTTCGCTGCCGGCCCGGTCCGGGTCCGGGTCCCTGCCACCAGTGCGAACCTGGGTCCCGGCTTCGACGCACTGGGCCTCGCCCTCGCGCTCTACGACGACGTCGCCGCCGAGGTGACGGCGGGAGGCGTGGCCGTATCGGTGGCCGGTGAGGGTGCCGACGACCTGCCGGCCGACGACGGGCACCTGGTGGTCCGCGCGATGCGGGCGACTTTTGACGAGCTCGGCGGGCAGCCGTCCGGGCTGGCGTTGGAGTGCGTCAATCGGATCCCCCAGGCGCGTGGGCTCGGTTCTTCCTCGGCCGCGATCGTGGCCGGCGTGCTCCTGGCCCGGGCGCTGGTGGTCGACGGGGAGCAGCGGCTCGACGACGACGCGGCGCTGCGGCTGGCAGCCCGGATCGAGGGGCATCCGGACAATGTCGCGCCCTGCCTGCTCGGCGGGTTCACGCTGGCCTGGACGGAGGCCTCCGGTGCGCGGGCGGTGTCGTTGCCGGTGGCCGAGGGCGTACGCCCGACGGTGCTGGTGCCGACCGAGCGGGGATTGACCGCGTCCGCGCGGGCGGCGCTGCCCGCGACCGTGCCGCACGGTGACGCCGCGCTCAACGCCGGGCGGGCGGCGCTGCTGGTGCACGCGTTGACCACCGAGCCGGATCTGTTGCTGCCGGCCACCGTCGACCGGCTGCACCAGGACTATCGGGCACCGTCGATGCCGGGTACGGCCGCGGTGGTGGACGCGTTGCGTGCGGCGGGTGTGGCGGCCGTGGTCAGTGGGGCCGGCCCGACTGTGCTCGCCCTGTCTGAGCTGCCGGAAGGCTTCGACGCGGGAACAGAATGGCAGATTCTGCGGTTGCCGATAGACGTGCCCGGCGCACAGGTCGAGCGGGGTAGACTCGGACACGCGGAGCGGGACCCTGTTGCCGCAGGTCGGAAGAGTTGATTACGCTCTAGACTTAGCACAGCCGCGAAGCATGCGATCTCCTGCGGGTCGGCGCACCCCCGAAGCTTTCGGCGGTAAGCCCGTCACCCCTGCCTAGGCCCACGCCGCACCGCAGTCTTCACTGGTCGCCGCAGACGGCGAAACCCGCTCACCGGCTTCCTGGTGGGTCGGGCGACCGACCGGCTGCTGTGTCACAGACTCCCGCGAAGCGTCATGCGAGGCGGGTGCACCGAGGCCGCCCGGCCACCTGTTAGTCGATTCCGGGCAGTCCCGGCCTATCGAGGGAAGGAATCCATTGAGCGACACCACCGACGTGACGTCGGATGTTTCCAACGTCGCTGGCGATGCCACTACCGCTGCTCCTGCCCGGCGTCGGCGCAGCGGCACCGGCCTGTCGGCGATGCTGCTGCCGGAGCTGCAGAGCCTGGCCGCGTCGCTCGGCATCTCGGGTACGGCTCGCATGCGCAAGGGCGAGCTGATCAGCGCGATCTCCGAGCGCCAGGGCAGCGCCGCCGGGGCCCCTCGACCACGGGCCGAGGTCGCGGCGGCCGCCGCACCGGTCCGCGAGGAGGTCCACGCGGAGGTCCGGGAGGCGGGTGAGCGGCCGGAGGCCGAGCGCCGCGCCGAGCAACCGGCGGCGAGCGTCGAGACCGAGGGCCGCAGCCGGACCCGGCGCAGTCGGGCTGTCGCGGCGGAGCCCCGGGCCGAGGAGGCCGCCGCCGAGACCGGCGAGCGGACCGAGGGCCGGGCCGGCCGCGAGCGTGGCGCCGACCGCGCCGAACGTGCGGAGCGGGGCGACCGCACCGAGCGGAGTGACCGCACCGAGCGTGCGGAGCGCAGCACCGACCGTGCCGAGAAGGCCGACCGTGCCGAGCGTGCGGAGCGTGGCGACCGCGCCGACCGGGGCGAACGCACCGAGCGGGGCGACCGGGGCGACCGCGGGCAGCGGGCCGATCGGGACAACGACGGTGACGACGACGAGGGCGGCGGTCGGCGCAGCCGGCGCAGCCGGTTCCGGGACCGTCGACGCGGTCGTGGCGACCGTGGCGAGGGCGGCGGCGACAGCGGCGGCCGCGAGCCGCAGGTCGGTGAGGACGACGTGCTCGTCCCGGTGGCCGGCATCGTCGACGTGCTCGACAACTACGCCTTCGTCCGGACCACCGGTTACCTGGCCGGCGCGAACGACGTGTACGTGTCGATGTCCCAGATCAAGAAGTACGGGCTGCGGCGCGGTGACGCGATCACCGGCGCGGTGCGTGCGGCGCGCGACGGCGAGCAGCGGCGGGACAAGTACAACCCGCTGGTCCGGCTGGACACCATCAACGGGATGGAGCCGGACGAGGCCAAGCGCCGGCCGGAGTTCTACAAGCTCACCCCGCTGTACCCGCAGGAGCGGCTGCGGCTGGAGACCGAGCCGCACATCCTCACCACCCGGGTGATCGACCTGGTCATGCCGATCGGCAAGGGCCAGCGAGCGCTGATCGTCTCGCCGCCGAAGGCGGGTAAGACGATGGTGCTCCAGGCGATCGCGAACGCGATCACGCACAACAACCCGGAGTGCCACCTGATGGTGGTGCTGGTGGACGAGCGGCCCGAAGAGGTCACCGACATGCAGCGTTCGGTGAAGGGCGAGGTCATCGCGGCCACGTTCGACCGTCCGCCGCAGGACCACACCACCGTCGCCGAGCTGGCGATCGAGCGGGCCAAGCGCCTGGTCGAGCTGGGCCACGACGTGGTCGTACTGCTCGACTCGGTGACCCGGCTCGGCCGGTCGTACAACCTGGCGGCGCCGGCCAGCGGCCGGATCATGTCAGGTGGTATCGACTCCACCGCGCTGTACCCGCCGAAGCGGTTCCTCGGCGCGGCCCGCAACATCGAGAACGGCGGCTCGCTGACCATCCTCGCCACCGCTCTGGTGGAGACCGGTTCGA from Micromonospora craniellae encodes the following:
- the rho gene encoding transcription termination factor Rho, whose amino-acid sequence is MSDTTDVTSDVSNVAGDATTAAPARRRRSGTGLSAMLLPELQSLAASLGISGTARMRKGELISAISERQGSAAGAPRPRAEVAAAAAPVREEVHAEVREAGERPEAERRAEQPAASVETEGRSRTRRSRAVAAEPRAEEAAAETGERTEGRAGRERGADRAERAERGDRTERSDRTERAERSTDRAEKADRAERAERGDRADRGERTERGDRGDRGQRADRDNDGDDDEGGGRRSRRSRFRDRRRGRGDRGEGGGDSGGREPQVGEDDVLVPVAGIVDVLDNYAFVRTTGYLAGANDVYVSMSQIKKYGLRRGDAITGAVRAARDGEQRRDKYNPLVRLDTINGMEPDEAKRRPEFYKLTPLYPQERLRLETEPHILTTRVIDLVMPIGKGQRALIVSPPKAGKTMVLQAIANAITHNNPECHLMVVLVDERPEEVTDMQRSVKGEVIAATFDRPPQDHTTVAELAIERAKRLVELGHDVVVLLDSVTRLGRSYNLAAPASGRIMSGGIDSTALYPPKRFLGAARNIENGGSLTILATALVETGSMADTVIFEEFKGTGNAELKLDRKIADKRTFPAIDIHPSGTRKEEILLAPEELAIVHKLRKVLHSLDSQAALDLLLDRLKQSRTNIEFLMQIAKSTPGE
- the thrB gene encoding homoserine kinase is translated as MPTSFAAGPVRVRVPATSANLGPGFDALGLALALYDDVAAEVTAGGVAVSVAGEGADDLPADDGHLVVRAMRATFDELGGQPSGLALECVNRIPQARGLGSSSAAIVAGVLLARALVVDGEQRLDDDAALRLAARIEGHPDNVAPCLLGGFTLAWTEASGARAVSLPVAEGVRPTVLVPTERGLTASARAALPATVPHGDAALNAGRAALLVHALTTEPDLLLPATVDRLHQDYRAPSMPGTAAVVDALRAAGVAAVVSGAGPTVLALSELPEGFDAGTEWQILRLPIDVPGAQVERGRLGHAERDPVAAGRKS